One segment of Anguilla anguilla isolate fAngAng1 chromosome 1, fAngAng1.pri, whole genome shotgun sequence DNA contains the following:
- the LOC118224036 gene encoding UPF0711 protein C18orf21 homolog, with protein MATFVSLVTCQNITCQNCNNTLRHNAMSRDYMMGFSRNYRVPSAAKKHWVAGRNLHPAYRGRSPLPKTATTEKSPSTLKRSSSSESSSSSSSSTGSVKKLALERLRKFLLLGHEQKRVRDGLKFFLPAL; from the exons ATGGCTACCTTTGTCTcg CTGGTCACTTGCCAAAACATCACTTGCCAAAACTGCAACAACACCTTAAGACACAATGCGATGAGCAGAGACTATATGATGGGCTTCTCCAGGAACTACCGTGTTCCCAGCGCTGCCAAGAAACATTGGGTAGCTGGCAGAAATCTACATCCAGCCTATAGAGggcgctcccccctccccaagacTGCAACCACTGAGAAATCTCCCTCCACTCTAAAAAG GTCATCTTCATCTGAGTCCAgtagctcctcttcctccagcacAGGCAGTGTGAAGAAGCTTGCACTCGAACGCCTGAGAAAGTTTCTGCTTCTGGGGCACGAGCAGAAGAGAGTAAGAGACGGGCTGAAGTtcttcctccctgctctctga